A region from the Desulfitobacterium dehalogenans ATCC 51507 genome encodes:
- a CDS encoding RNA polymerase sigma factor: MKTIEDIYKTYEKPIFHYFYGLTGNTHLAEELTQETFFQVLRTFSRFRGEAQVTTWLYKVARNVYSMWKRKQKVSYPLPESEMLKGPVSHEPDMVLELKEKLILTWSVLQELPENYREVFWLREWHELAYEQIAVIMGKSVPWVKVTLHRARLQFRKTYAEKEGKE; the protein is encoded by the coding sequence GTGAAAACAATAGAAGACATCTATAAAACCTACGAAAAGCCTATCTTCCACTATTTCTATGGCTTAACGGGAAATACCCATCTTGCTGAGGAATTGACTCAGGAAACCTTTTTCCAAGTCTTGAGGACCTTTTCCAGATTTCGAGGGGAAGCCCAAGTGACCACTTGGCTGTACAAGGTAGCGCGCAATGTGTACAGCATGTGGAAAAGAAAGCAGAAGGTGAGCTACCCGCTGCCCGAGTCAGAGATGTTAAAGGGCCCGGTCTCTCATGAACCGGACATGGTCCTGGAACTCAAAGAAAAGCTGATTCTGACCTGGAGTGTACTTCAGGAACTCCCTGAAAACTATCGTGAAGTATTCTGGCTGCGGGAATGGCATGAGTTGGCTTACGAACAGATTGCAGTGATTATGGGGAAGTCTGTGCCTTGGGTAAAAGTTACTTTGCATCGGGCAAGGCTGCAGTTCCGTAAAACCTATGCAGAAAAGGAGGGAAAGGAATGA
- a CDS encoding DUF2275 domain-containing protein: protein MRLPCELVQDILPLYVEEDVNPKTRDLVEKHLEECGSCQDFLRELKNEEPVLDNIPENLPEPDTFKKWLKRLRIGAVVGLIALILAAVGIGVVGYKAGTVAEKETISTRDVVKVLKKAGLSLKASQSPVVDPSECILGDVQPKVYGLDEEGLGQLYIYEFDSTLGRRNVLEGIKNMEDDPFARSQIPSVAYAAKNMVIIVVLNISEENWQSDYGKIAPITQTLGKTIFHDLNQGEKWVLYGDGKHWEAKLVVSAYEEWWTGEDGYKKFKFYMTKTPLVKYKGNPEEIKDINYSFEYLTGKSTMAGEEYHQGNFDEEQTGFYNGSPLYWGIYGGTTHTIDKNETGKFSVQWSGEEESFELTLQEP from the coding sequence ATGAGGCTCCCTTGTGAATTGGTTCAGGATATTCTCCCTTTGTATGTGGAGGAGGATGTCAATCCCAAGACGAGGGACTTGGTGGAAAAGCATTTAGAAGAATGCGGCTCTTGCCAGGACTTTCTAAGGGAATTAAAAAATGAAGAGCCTGTATTAGATAATATTCCGGAAAACCTGCCGGAACCGGATACCTTTAAAAAATGGCTTAAACGCCTTAGGATAGGAGCTGTCGTGGGGCTGATCGCCTTGATATTAGCGGCTGTTGGAATCGGTGTGGTTGGGTATAAAGCTGGGACTGTGGCAGAAAAGGAAACAATCAGCACCAGGGATGTGGTTAAGGTATTGAAAAAGGCAGGACTTAGCTTGAAAGCCAGCCAATCTCCAGTCGTAGACCCAAGTGAATGTATATTGGGTGATGTGCAGCCAAAAGTTTATGGCTTAGATGAGGAAGGCCTTGGCCAGTTATATATTTATGAGTTTGATTCGACTTTGGGAAGGAGAAACGTACTCGAAGGTATTAAAAATATGGAAGATGATCCATTCGCAAGATCACAAATTCCGAGTGTTGCTTATGCAGCAAAGAATATGGTCATAATTGTGGTCTTAAATATCTCTGAAGAAAATTGGCAAAGTGATTATGGTAAGATTGCCCCAATTACTCAGACCTTGGGTAAAACTATCTTTCACGATTTGAACCAAGGGGAAAAATGGGTTCTTTACGGTGATGGAAAGCATTGGGAAGCCAAGCTTGTGGTATCTGCTTATGAAGAGTGGTGGACAGGTGAAGATGGCTATAAGAAGTTTAAATTTTATATGACCAAAACTCCTTTGGTAAAATACAAAGGTAATCCGGAGGAGATAAAAGATATCAATTACAGCTTTGAATATCTTACTGGAAAATCAACCATGGCCGGGGAAGAGTATCATCAAGGCAACTTCGATGAAGAACAAACGGGTTTCTATAATGGCTCACCCTTGTACTGG